GCTCGGCGTCAGCGCAGCCCTTTACGCGGGGGATGCTGCCAGCGATGAGCTGGCGATGGCCACTCTGCGCGGGCCGGACATGGCCCTGCGCGTGGGGGAGGGCCCGACTCTGGCCGCGCACCGGCTGCGGGACCCCGAGTCCTTCGCCCGGGTGCGGGCGATCCTCTTTGAACTGCGGCGGGCCTGGCTGTTCGGGGAGGACGCAGTCGGGCTGGAACGGCATTCCATGATCGGCAATGGCTCCTCCACGGCCCTCATCACCCCGGATGCCAGGATCTGCTGGATGAGCCATCCGCTGCCGGACTCCGGATCCCTCTTCGCGCATCTGCTCGGCGGCGACGCGGCCGGGCATTTCTCGGTGGAACCGGTGAAGGCCTCGCAGGTCCTGGGCCAGCGCTATGTGGACAGCACCATGATCGTGGAAACCCGCTGGGCCGACGTCACCGTCACTGACTACCTGGAACCGGCGCCGGAAGGCGTAACCAGCCTGGTCCGGGTGCTCTCGGGCACCGGAACGGCAAGGATTGTCTTTGCGCCCCGCCCGGACTACGCGAACGCGCCCTTCAGCATGGAGGCCCGCGGTGCCGAGCTGAACGTCGTGGGGACCGCGGACCCGATCATCCTGCTCGCCCCCGGCGTCAGCTTCACGATTACGTCGGACGGCCGCCATGCCACGGCCACGGCCGACGTCGAGCTGCGGCACGGCCCGGTGGTGCTGAACCTGCGCTGCGGCGACACGGAACCCCAGCGCGCGGAGCCGCCCGAGGAAAACTCGCGCCGCGCCGCCGTCGCGCATCATTCCCGGCGCTGGGTGCAGGCACTCCAGCTGCCCGCGGTGAAACCCTCCCTGGTCCGGCGGTCCGCGCTGGTGCTCCGCGCCCTGGTCCATGAGCCCACCGGCGCGGTGCTGGCCGCGCCCACCACCTCGCTGCCGGAGGGGATCGGCGGCACCCGGAACTGGGACTACCGGTACTGCTGGCTGCGGGACGGTTCCTTGACGGTCAACGCGCTCGTGGACCTCGGCTCGACCTCCGAAGCGGAGGGTTTCCTGGCGTGGCTGGGCCGGATTCTCACCCACGCCCCGGGCCCGGAATGGCTGCACCCGCTCTATTCAGTTACCGGGGCCCCGCTGTCCACCGAGGCCATCATCGAAAGCCTCCCCGGGTACGCGGGCTCCCGGCCCGTACGGATCGGCAACGCCGCGGACCACCAGGTGCAACTGGACGTTTTCGGGCCGATCGCCGAGCTCATCGACGCCCTGGGCGCCCGGCAGGGGGCGCTGGCCGATGCCCACTGGGAGCTGATGGTCCAGATGGCCGCCGCCGTCCTGGCCCGCTGGCACGAGGCGGACCACGGGATCTGGGAAGCCCGGCGGGCTCCCCGGCACCACATCTACACCAAGGTGATGTGCTGGGTGGCGCTGGACCGGGCCCTGCGCACCGCCGCCCGGCACGGCCGGACGCCACTTCCCGAATGGGAGCCGGCGGCGGCAGTCATTCGGGAGGAAGTCCTGCGCGAGGGGTGGGATGAGAGCGCCGCGTCCTACACCGTGGCCTACGACAGCCCGGACCTGGACGCCGCGGTGCTGCACATCGGGCTGTCCGGCCTCCTTGACGTCGCCGACCAGCGCTTCCTGGACACGGTCACGGCGGTGGAACGTGAACTGCGCGTGGGTCCCACCGTGTTCCGTTACCGGTACGACGACGGCCTGCCGGGCCTGGAGGGTGGCTTCCACATCTGCACCACCTGGCTGATCGAGGCCTACGTGGCGGTGGGGCGGGTCGAGGAGGCCTGGGACCTGTTCGACCAGCTGGTCAACCTGTTCGGGCCCACCGGGCTGCTGCCGGAGGAATACGACCCGGGCACCGAAAGGCACTTGGGGAACCATCCGCAGGCGTACTCGCACCTGGGTTTCATCCGCTGCGCGCGGCTGCTGGACGCGCTGCCGAAGAACTAAGTCCGCAGGGCCCGGCTCCCTATTCGCAGGCGACGCCGTCGCGGTCGCCGTCCATCTGCTCGCGGTAGCCGGGCTGGCCCGCCCGCAGCGGTGCGGCTCCGGCGGCCCGGGCTGCGGCGCAGTTCGCATAGTAGGCCGCAGCGGGCGCCGGTGCTGCCGGGGCCGGGGCCGGGTCCGCCGGGGCGGCAGGAACCTGTGCTGCCGCGGCCGGGGTCACCTGGCTGCCGGAGGTGGTTGTGTCCGGGCAGCCGCCAAGGATCCGCGCCATCGCATCGTGCTCCGCCTGGGTGACCCACAGCCCGTAGCTGGACTTGACCGAGATCTGGCGGGCGACGTAGTCGCAGCGATATGACTTGTTCGGCGGCAGCCAGGTGGCGGCGTCGCCGTCGCTCTTTTGCTGGTTGCTGGGGCCGTCCACCGCGAGCAGGTTCAGCGGATCGTTGGCGAGGGCGAGCCGCTGGGCCGCGGTGAGCTGCTGGGCGCCTTTCTGCCAGGCATCGCTGAGGGCCACCACATGGTCGATCTGCACGGCGGAGCTGGTGCTGTTGCCGCGGAGGAAGTTGATCAGCGTCGCCGTGTAGGGGTCGTTCAGGATGCCGGAGAGGACAACGCAGTCCCCGGTGCCGGGCTTGAGGGCGAGGGCGGTCAGGTCCCGGCGGAGCACGTCGTTGCGGGTGTCGCAGCCGTTGCGGTCGACGTCGGCCCAGGCCTGGCCGAACTGTTCGCGCGAGTAACCCGTTTTAGGCGCCCGGCCCTTGACCGGGATCGTGGCCAGCACGTCGAGGGCCTTGCCGGCGGCGGTGCCGGGGTCCGGCGGAACGGCCCCGGGGGCGGGCGCGGGGCTTTCGGCGGTCGGGGCGGCGGATGCGGCGTTACTGGCGGCGGAGCTCGCGGCGGGGGCCGGGGCGGCCGGCGGGGTGGTTTCGGGGCCGGCGCAGGCCGTGGCGGAGATGAGCAGCAGCCCTGCCAGCCCGGCAGTGATCCAGTCGACGGCGCCGGACCTGGTGGTCCCGCGTGGTGTGACGGTGTGCAATTTGTCCCCGCTTCGTGCTGTTGCCCCGGTATCGGCAGACCGGGTTAAGGCCGGTCCCAGCCTACCGGCGCCCGCGTTGCTTTCGGGTGGCGGTGGTCAGCGGGCCCGCGGGCGGGACGCCGAGAAGATCGCCGGGGCCGGGCCCTCCCCGGTCGCGAGGTCGGCGAGGATCCGCCCGACGACCGGCGTGAATTTAAACCCATGGCCGGAGAACCCCGCGCCGATCACGAGGGGTCCGATGCGGTCGAGGATGAAGTTCTCGTCCGCGGTGGTGGTGTACGTGCAGCTGATGTCGGTGAGGGAGTCCGCGTCCAGGCCCGGCAGCCACGCCCGGGCGTAGCGCTGCAGCGCCGCCATTTGCGCGGGCTCCGGCGTGTACGACCTCCGGTCCGGGTCCACCACGGGCCCCACGCCGTGCCAGCCGGCCTTGACCCCCTCGCCGGGGGTCTGCATGCCGTAGACCGGCGAGTACCAGTCCGCGAACTCCGCGCCGTGGCCCGGGACATGGTTGAAGCCGGGCCAGATCGCGCCCTCGTCCGCAATGGCGAAGTGCGCCGGCTGTTCCTGCGTGACGGTGAGCCAGGGGAGCGCCGCCGCGGCACCGAGCAGTTTGGCGGTCCAGGCCCCGGCAGTGACCACGGCCTGCCGGGCGGTCAGTACCTCGGTGCGGCCGCCGTCGTCGACGGTGAGCCGGACGCCGTCGTCCTCCACGGCGAGGTCCAGCACCTTGACCCGGTGCCGGATGTCGGCCCCGCGGTCCGCGGCCAGGCGCTGCAGCACCGGCAGGGCGGCGTCTGGATTCAGCTGACCGCCGTCGGGCATGTGCAGCACCTGCTGGTCGAACCGGATGCCGCGCCAGCGTTCGGCGGCTTCTGCCGCACTCAGGAAACCGGCCCGCAGCCCGGCCCGGTGCAGGGCGCCCTGCACCTCGCCCAGCCGGGGATCCGTTCCGTGGTTGACGACGCCGGTGCGCGCCAGGAGGCGCTCGCCGCTGTCCGTTTCCAGTTCGTCCCACAGCCGGACGGCCTCGGCCAGCATGGCCACGTAGTCCGGGTCCGCGTAGCCGGGGTTGAAGTTCCGGGTGGTGCCGTGCGAGGCGCCGTTGCGGTGTCCGGGGCTGAACTGCTCCAGCAGGGTCACGGCCCGGCCGCGGCTGGCCAGGGCCCAGGTGGCCGCAGAGCCCATGGCCCCGCCACCGATGACGACGGTATCCAGGCTGGTCTTCAAGGGGTCCTCCGGATGGTGTTGGGGCCGGGACCGGCGGATCGCCGGGCGCGGCAGGTGTCAGGCGAGGAGCAGCGCCACGCAGATCATGGCCGGCACGGCAACGATGGTGGTGATGAGCACGGTGTCCTTCGCGACGGTGAGGCCGGTCTGGTAGCGGGTGGCGACAACGAACACGTTCTGCGCCGTGGGCAGCGCCGAGGTGACCACCACGGCGAAGAGCGCCTGGTCCGCCATACCGAGGACGAAACGTGCGAAAACATAGGCCAGCGCCGGGTGGACGATGAGCTTGAAGCCGCTCGCCAGCACGGTGTCGAGGCGGCGGTTGGCCGAGGCCTGCAGCGGCCGGGAGCCGTTGAGGCTCATGCCAAAGGCGATCAGCATGGCCGGAATCGCGGCGCCACCAATGAGGTGGATGGGCTGCATCACGAGCTCGGGAACCGTCCAGCCCGTGCCCGCTACGAGGAGCCCGAGCCCGGAGCCCACGATCATGGGGTTCCGCAGGATCATCAGACCGAAGCCCAACGGGGTGGTCCGGTGTTTGCTCGTGGTGGCGTCGAGGGCCATCAGGAACAGCGGCGTGAAGAAGGCCAGCTGGAAGATCAGCAGCGGAGCCACGTAGCTGGCGTCGCCGAGGACGAAAACGGCAATGGGGATGCCCAGGTTGGCGGAATTGGCCAGCGACGCGCCCATAGAGGACATGAGGGATTCCGGAACCGAGCGTTTGAGCAGGAAACGGACAATGACGAAGAACAGCGCCGCCGTCGCGATGGCCCCGGCAGCCGTGACCAGCAGGGGTGCGGCGAAGACGTCGTGGAGTTTGGCCTTGCTGAGCGTTTCGAACAGCAGCGCCGGACTGGCGACGAAGAAGGTCAGGGCGCTGAGCACGGAGCGGGCGTTCTCGCCCAGAATGCCGAGCCGGCCGACAAACGTGCCCACCAGGATGATGCACCAGACCACGAAGAACCCGGCGAGAACGCCTAGCATGCTGCGGTCCGCAGCGTCGGGGGCGGGGAATGGGTGGCAGTCACCGTCCCAGACTAATCAGCTTTATTTACCCCGGGCGCCTGTTACGGCGGAAGTAGGCAGGCTGGATCCGGTCGTCAGTTCAGCGTGGCGTTGTTCAGGGCGTACGGGGGGCGCATGATTCCGGGGGTATGGCCCTCCGCGGGGTCGTTGCCGATCTGGACAATTTTGTTGTCGTTATCCACATGGACCACCTTGGGGCTGTAGGCCCTGGCTTCCTCCGTGGTCATCTGGGCGTAGGTGATCAGAATGATGATGTCGTTCTCGTGCATAAGGTGCGCAGCGGCGCCGTTGATCCCGATCACCCCGGAACCGCGTTCGCCGGCAATCGTGTACGTCTCCAGCCGGGCGCCGTTGGTGACGTCGACAATGGACACCAGCTCGCCGGGAAGGATGTCGGCCGCTTCCAGCAGATCCAGGTCCACGGTGACCGAACCGACATAGTGGAGGTCCGCGTGCGTGACCGTGGCGCGGTGGATTTTGGACTTGAATATTGTGCGATTCATAACGGCACCAGTCTAGCGCCGGGGCGCCGCAAACGCTGTGAGCCAGCCAACAACGCCTGACAACAACGTCTGGCGGCTTACGGGCCGGCGGGCGGGATGGACGCGGCCGTCTCGGCCAGGATCTCCCGGGCAGCCAGGATGGCCGGGCGCTTGGCGCTGGAGTGCCGCACCGAGGTAAAGATGGTCCGGTGCGGATCGCCCGGCAGGGTGATCAGTTGCGACGTTGTGCCTCTTCCGGTCCAGACAAGGTCCGGCATGAGGGCCACGGCGTTCCCGGATTCGATCAGCCGGATCTGGGCTTGCAGGTCGGCGGTTTCGAAGCGGACGTCGGGCTCGAAGCCGGCGCTGCGGCAGGCCTGCTCGGCCCAATGCCGTGACGCGGCCCCACGGGGCTCCATCACCCAGGCCAGCCCGGCGGTGTCGGTGAGGGATGTTACGGCCGGCCGGCTGGCGGCGCGTGGCGGAACCGCGAGGCGGATCGCATCGCTTGTGAGCCGGAGCCGGTCGAGCTCGGCATAGCGGGGTGCCGCGTGTCCGGGGTACTGCTCGGCAATCACCAGGTCGAAGTCCCGGGCCCAGGTCTCATGAAGTGCCGTTTCGGGTTCCCGCTGGGTCATTTCAATCCGGACTTCGGGATACCGTGACGACATCCGGGTGAGGGCATCGGGCATCAGGGCCAGCGCCGCGGATTGGAACACGGCAATGCGGACTGTTCCCGTCACGGTGGTCAGTGAGGCTGCCAGGTCCGCCTCGGCCTGTTCCAAGGTCTCCAGGAGCTGTGCCGTGTGGGCCACCAGAACCTCGGCCTGCGGGGTGAGCTGGACCCGGCGTCCGGTCTTGCGGAGCAGTTCGACGCCGGCTTCCTTCTCCAGGAGGGCCAGCTGCTGTGAGACCGACGATGGGCTGTACTGGAGCGCCTCCGCGACCTCGGCCAGGGTGCCCCGGATCTTCAGTTCGCGCAGCAGGCGCAACCGCCGGACATCCAGCATCGGTATTCCTTTGTGAATTCTAATGGTTATTGATTAGGAGAATTCACTTTATCTAATGCAATCGGACTTGCATACTGTTGTCGTTGAGTAACCCCCATCACAGGGTGGATTGATGGGTGCCACACCTAAGCGGGAGACCCTGAAATGACAACAAAAGACATCTCCAAGTCGATTTTGAGGCGCAAGCCCATCGACGACATCGAGGAAGAGAACCTTCACAGCGGCCTGTTCAAGAGCCTCGGGCTCTGGCAGCTGACCGCCATCGGCGTCGGCGGCATCATCGGCGTCGGCATCTTCTCCCTGGCGGGCCTCGTGGCCCACGGCAGTGAGTCCGAGCCCGGCGTCGGTCCGGCGGTGCTGTTTTCCTTCCTGATCGCAGGCCTGGCCTCGGCGGCCGCAGCATTGTCCTACGCCGAATTCGCCGGCATGATTCCGCGCGCCGGCTCGGCCTACACATACGGTTACGTGGCGCTCGGTGAAATCATCGGCTGGTTCATTGGCTGGGACCTGCTGCTGGAGTACATCGCCATCGTGGCCGTTGTGGCCATCGGCATTTCCGGCTACTTCGACGCTTTCCTGTCCGGCATCGGCATTCACATGCCCGCCTGGATGACAGCGACTCCCGATGAGGGGACGGGCGGGATTATCAATGTTCCCGCGATCGCGATCTGCCTGCTGGTGACCTGGATCCTGTCCCGCGGCACCAAGACCTTCGGCCGCTTCGAACTCGTGGCCGTCGGGATCAAGGTGGTCCTGATCCTTTTCATCATCGGTCTCGGCATCTTCTACATCAATACGGAAAACTACAACCCGTTTATGCCGAGCGGCTTCGGCCCGGTCGTGGCCGGCGCGGCCACGGTGTTCTTCGCTGTGTTCGGTTATGACGCCATGAGCACCGCTGCGGAAGAGGCGAAGGACGGCAAGAAGCACATGCCCAAGGCCATCATTATGTCCCTGATAATCGCGATGCTCCTGTACGTCGCCGCAACCCTGGTGCTCACGGGCATGCAGAACTACCAGGACATCGACCCCAAGGCCGGCTTCGCCTCCGCCTTCACGAGTGTGGGATTGCCGGTCGTCGCCACGATCATCTCGGTCTTTGCCGTGCTGTCGATCATGACGGTTATGCTCACCTTCCTCCTCGGCTGCACGAGGGTCTGGTTTTCGATGAGCCGCGACGGGCTGCTCCCCGGCTGGTTCGCCAAGACGGACAGCCGCGGCACCCCGCAGCGCGTCACCTGGATCGCCGGCGTCGCGTCCGCCCTGCTGGCCGGCGTGTTCCCGATCAAGGCCGTCGCGGACCTGACCAACATCGGCATCCTGGCCGCGTTCGTAGTCGTCTGTTTCTCGGTGATCGTGTTCCGGTACAAGAAGCCCGACGCGCCGCGCACCTTCCGGCTGCCGCTCATGCCGCTGGTGCCGGCCTTCGGTGTCCTGGCCTCCGGGTTCCTGATGCTCCAGCTGCACTGGGAGACCTGGCTGCGCTTTGGCGTCTGGCTCGTCATCGGTCTGGTCATCTATTTCGGCTACGGCCGCAAGCACTCGCTGATGAACCCGGACAGCCCGCGGCACGAAGAGGCCGTGGAAATGCACCGCCACGTCGGCTAGGTACACCTACCCGAGTTGCGCTATCACTTTTGGCTCCCATCCGCGCCTTTCGGGAGCCAAAAGTGATAGCGCATTCGTGTGTTCCGGGGCGAGTCCACCTGGTCCGGAAATGTTCGATGTTTCTAACCAGTATTGCTCGGAAAACATCGCTTTATCTTATGAAAATCCGGTTGCATACTGAACTTGGAACGGTCCACATTTTGAGAAAGAACGAGTACCAGCCATGACCAACATTTCAACGGAGTCCGGTGTGAACACTGGCAGCGCGGCCGGGCACGCACCCGTCTCGGAAGGCTCTCCGGTCCTTGAGGCCGCAGCCCTCGCCGAGGAGACCATCGGGCTGGTACGCCACTGGCTCACTGAGGCGGCCAAGGTCCCCGTTGACGCCTCCGCCGAGCAGCTCGCCGGTGTCCTGAAGGACCCCAACGGCCTTGATTTCACCGTCGGGTTCGTCGACGGCGTCGTCCGCCCCGAAGACCTGGCGGTCGCCGCCCGCAACCTCGCCGCACTGGCCCCCAAGGTCCCAGCCTTCCTGCCCTGGTACATGCGCAGCGCCGTCCGGCTCGGCGGCACCATGGCTCCGGTCCTGCCCCAGGTAGTCATCCCGATTGCCCGCCGCGTGCTCCGTGAAATGGTCGGCCACCTCATCGTTGATGCCACCGACGCCAAGCTGGGCCCCGCCATCGCCAAGATCCGCAAGGAGGGGATCAAGCTCAACGTCAACCTCCTCGGCGAAGCAGTACTCGGCGAACACGAGGCCTCCCGCCGCCTGGAGGGAACCCACAAGCTCCTGTCCCGCCCCGACGTGGACTACGTCTCCATCAAGGTCTCCTCCACGGTGGCCCCGCACTCAGCCTGGGCCTTCGACGAGGCCGTGGAGCACGTCGTCGAGAAGCTCACCCCGCTTTTCGCGCGCGCCGCCTCCTTTGCAGCCGGCGGACAGAAGGCCAAGTTCATCAACCTGGACATGGAGGAGTACAAGGACCTCGACATGACCATCGCGGTCTTCACCAGGATCCTGGACGAGCCCGAGTTCAAGAACCTCGAGGCCGGCATCGTGCTGCAGGCCTACCTCCCGGACGCCCTCGCCGCCATGATCCGCCTGCAGGACTGGGCCGCCGCCCGCCGCGCCGACGGCGGCGCCGCAATCAAAGTCCGCGTCGTCAAGGGCGCCAACCTGCCGATGGAACAGGTCGAAGCGTCCCTGCACGACTGGCCGCTCGCCACCTGGAACACCAAGCAGGACTCGGACACCAACTACAAGCGCGTCATCAATTACGCGTTGCACCCGGACCGGATCGGCAACATCCGGATCGGCGTCGCCGGCCACAACCTCTTCGACATCGCCTTCGCCTGGCTGCTCGCCAAGCAGCGCGGCATCGCGGATACCGCAGAGCAGAGCATCGAGTTCGAGATGCTGCTCGGCATGGCCCAGGGCCAGGCTGAAGCCGTCAAGAAGGACGTCGGCTCACTGCTCCTCTACACGCCGGTGGTCCACCCTGCCGAGTTCGACGTCGCGATCGCCTACCTGATCCGCCGCCTCGAAGAGGGCGCCAGCCAGGACAACTTCATGTCCGCCGTCTTCGAACTGGGCGGAAATTCCGCAGAAAGCAGGGCGCTCTTCGAACGCGAAAAGCAGCGCTTCCTCGCTTCCCTCGCCAAGCTCGACGACGAGGTCCCGCCGCCCAACCGCCGGCAGAACCGCAGCC
This DNA window, taken from Pseudarthrobacter sp. ATCC 49987, encodes the following:
- a CDS encoding LysR substrate-binding domain-containing protein, coding for MLDVRRLRLLRELKIRGTLAEVAEALQYSPSSVSQQLALLEKEAGVELLRKTGRRVQLTPQAEVLVAHTAQLLETLEQAEADLAASLTTVTGTVRIAVFQSAALALMPDALTRMSSRYPEVRIEMTQREPETALHETWARDFDLVIAEQYPGHAAPRYAELDRLRLTSDAIRLAVPPRAASRPAVTSLTDTAGLAWVMEPRGAASRHWAEQACRSAGFEPDVRFETADLQAQIRLIESGNAVALMPDLVWTGRGTTSQLITLPGDPHRTIFTSVRHSSAKRPAILAAREILAETAASIPPAGP
- a CDS encoding FAD-dependent oxidoreductase; protein product: MKTSLDTVVIGGGAMGSAATWALASRGRAVTLLEQFSPGHRNGASHGTTRNFNPGYADPDYVAMLAEAVRLWDELETDSGERLLARTGVVNHGTDPRLGEVQGALHRAGLRAGFLSAAEAAERWRGIRFDQQVLHMPDGGQLNPDAALPVLQRLAADRGADIRHRVKVLDLAVEDDGVRLTVDDGGRTEVLTARQAVVTAGAWTAKLLGAAAALPWLTVTQEQPAHFAIADEGAIWPGFNHVPGHGAEFADWYSPVYGMQTPGEGVKAGWHGVGPVVDPDRRSYTPEPAQMAALQRYARAWLPGLDADSLTDISCTYTTTADENFILDRIGPLVIGAGFSGHGFKFTPVVGRILADLATGEGPAPAIFSASRPRAR
- a CDS encoding trehalase-like domain-containing protein yields the protein MPTPLNQSLADSALLTKSLPLGLLRAFVQTNAADDGLTPQLLAELKILARAPGLLVACNYGGTLCAAEGISSETLPLGSAAIALRALAALPNTHAAVVSGRSLRDLAAVSRLPAEVHLVGSHGAEFDMGYAHGLSLATESVLQQASQALAETVGAYRGITIERKPVAVSVHTRPAAPDVVALATQQAEEIARAHGLHFIVDGSVLDLSVVDPAKAGALEHLRSMLGVSAALYAGDAASDELAMATLRGPDMALRVGEGPTLAAHRLRDPESFARVRAILFELRRAWLFGEDAVGLERHSMIGNGSSTALITPDARICWMSHPLPDSGSLFAHLLGGDAAGHFSVEPVKASQVLGQRYVDSTMIVETRWADVTVTDYLEPAPEGVTSLVRVLSGTGTARIVFAPRPDYANAPFSMEARGAELNVVGTADPIILLAPGVSFTITSDGRHATATADVELRHGPVVLNLRCGDTEPQRAEPPEENSRRAAVAHHSRRWVQALQLPAVKPSLVRRSALVLRALVHEPTGAVLAAPTTSLPEGIGGTRNWDYRYCWLRDGSLTVNALVDLGSTSEAEGFLAWLGRILTHAPGPEWLHPLYSVTGAPLSTEAIIESLPGYAGSRPVRIGNAADHQVQLDVFGPIAELIDALGARQGALADAHWELMVQMAAAVLARWHEADHGIWEARRAPRHHIYTKVMCWVALDRALRTAARHGRTPLPEWEPAAAVIREEVLREGWDESAASYTVAYDSPDLDAAVLHIGLSGLLDVADQRFLDTVTAVERELRVGPTVFRYRYDDGLPGLEGGFHICTTWLIEAYVAVGRVEEAWDLFDQLVNLFGPTGLLPEEYDPGTERHLGNHPQAYSHLGFIRCARLLDALPKN
- the panD gene encoding aspartate 1-decarboxylase, with the translated sequence MNRTIFKSKIHRATVTHADLHYVGSVTVDLDLLEAADILPGELVSIVDVTNGARLETYTIAGERGSGVIGINGAAAHLMHENDIIILITYAQMTTEEARAYSPKVVHVDNDNKIVQIGNDPAEGHTPGIMRPPYALNNATLN
- a CDS encoding amino acid permease, which gives rise to MTTKDISKSILRRKPIDDIEEENLHSGLFKSLGLWQLTAIGVGGIIGVGIFSLAGLVAHGSESEPGVGPAVLFSFLIAGLASAAAALSYAEFAGMIPRAGSAYTYGYVALGEIIGWFIGWDLLLEYIAIVAVVAIGISGYFDAFLSGIGIHMPAWMTATPDEGTGGIINVPAIAICLLVTWILSRGTKTFGRFELVAVGIKVVLILFIIGLGIFYINTENYNPFMPSGFGPVVAGAATVFFAVFGYDAMSTAAEEAKDGKKHMPKAIIMSLIIAMLLYVAATLVLTGMQNYQDIDPKAGFASAFTSVGLPVVATIISVFAVLSIMTVMLTFLLGCTRVWFSMSRDGLLPGWFAKTDSRGTPQRVTWIAGVASALLAGVFPIKAVADLTNIGILAAFVVVCFSVIVFRYKKPDAPRTFRLPLMPLVPAFGVLASGFLMLQLHWETWLRFGVWLVIGLVIYFGYGRKHSLMNPDSPRHEEAVEMHRHVG
- a CDS encoding AEC family transporter, giving the protein MLGVLAGFFVVWCIILVGTFVGRLGILGENARSVLSALTFFVASPALLFETLSKAKLHDVFAAPLLVTAAGAIATAALFFVIVRFLLKRSVPESLMSSMGASLANSANLGIPIAVFVLGDASYVAPLLIFQLAFFTPLFLMALDATTSKHRTTPLGFGLMILRNPMIVGSGLGLLVAGTGWTVPELVMQPIHLIGGAAIPAMLIAFGMSLNGSRPLQASANRRLDTVLASGFKLIVHPALAYVFARFVLGMADQALFAVVVTSALPTAQNVFVVATRYQTGLTVAKDTVLITTIVAVPAMICVALLLA
- a CDS encoding GmrSD restriction endonuclease domain-containing protein — translated: MHTVTPRGTTRSGAVDWITAGLAGLLLISATACAGPETTPPAAPAPAASSAASNAASAAPTAESPAPAPGAVPPDPGTAAGKALDVLATIPVKGRAPKTGYSREQFGQAWADVDRNGCDTRNDVLRRDLTALALKPGTGDCVVLSGILNDPYTATLINFLRGNSTSSAVQIDHVVALSDAWQKGAQQLTAAQRLALANDPLNLLAVDGPSNQQKSDGDAATWLPPNKSYRCDYVARQISVKSSYGLWVTQAEHDAMARILGGCPDTTTSGSQVTPAAAAQVPAAPADPAPAPAAPAPAAAYYANCAAARAAGAAPLRAGQPGYREQMDGDRDGVACE